The Solanum lycopersicum chromosome 8, SLM_r2.1 DNA segment aaatgaatatttaacTATAATATctataaattaaaagtttaaagtCGAATATAACGTTATTTTCACACTATCAAAGAttcttaacatttttttttaaaaaaaagaactttattTTATTCGTTCCCTTAAAATTACTCAATGAGAATGGTTTTGCGACATTGTGGGTCTTGTCCTAcctttttaaaagttaaaggaTTCATGTGCATTGAGTTATGTACTTATATTAGGTCAAAGGCCCATATTTATTACGACTAATATTTACTTTAAATTgagattttattataaataactaaaataaaatagtcacaagtataataataagttttgtagatacattattttccttttaacaCAATCACAATCCCTTCAAAGagtgatttttctttaaattgatttttatatataaatctaaattaatcaatttttttttcattttattagaaTGTgagataattaaatttgaaatagtagtaataatgataataatgagcATTGATAATTTTTACCTGCCGGTATAAATGTTAGCAAAAATCTTTCGGCGAAACAAAAGGATTATGGTGGGGCCCCATTATCCGTCTATCGCGGGTAGTATGTTAACAACCGTCCGATTACTATTCGTTAAATCTGAGCCGTACATCACTTTTATGGTCCTTAACCTTAGCTTTTTCCACGTGATGTGAATTGTCGGTGCAGTTGTACTGTACAAATTACATAATGCACACCTTCTTTATGTTTTAATTAGTTCCTAATATACCCTTTGTTGTTCTGATTTTATTAcgttattttgttgttttcagCTGTTCGAGTTTGCTGATAAGTATAGGGGCAAATATGATAGCAGTATTACTGTCGCCCAGAAGTACTACCGATCTGTCAGTGGATACGCGGTATGTGATTATAACTCTTTTTTTCGAGTTAATAAATCTCTCGTTAATATTTAATCAAAGTATATTACAacttttaattacttaaattgTGCAAGTTTGATCCTTTTAGTTAAACTATGGACTTAAATTTGTATCAAAAAGttcatatataacattttttctaATGTGAGGATTAAAAGTGTACATTTTGTTTTGTCatttttgcttcttcttttttcaggTTTTATTTGTAAGTTgtgaaattcattaattaactaataagtACTAATTAATTTACCCTCTATCTTTAATTAGTTTGAGTTGCTTTAACACATAAAGTTGAACGAGTAGACATATTTTATGCGTGGCAACTAATTTTTGGTTATCTTTTGTTGTTATAGGATGAATTACTATGGGGAGCTGCATGGTTATACAAGGCATCAAACAATCAATTTTACTTGAATTATTTGGGAAGAAATGGTGATGCTCTTGGTGGAACTGGTTGGTCTATGACTGAATTTGGTTGGGATGTCAAGTATGCTGGTGTCCAAACACTTGTTGCTCAGGTAACATAATAAAACTCCAATCTTTTGTTGTCGTACACGTGTAGAAGCATCCAAAAAATGTACTGCTTTTGGATGATTGGAACACACGtgatgacatttttgaagagtctgacTCTGCAAAAACTAACTAGTTGGTATTATGTGTTGACAGTTCTTGATGTCTGGTAAGGCTGGTCATAATGCACCTGTATTTGAGAAGTACCAGCAGAAAGCAGAGAACTTTATGTGTTCAATGCTTGGAAAGGGTAATAGAAATACCCAGAAAACTCCTGGAGGTCTCATCTATAGGCAAAGATGGAACAATATGCAGTTTGTTACTAGTGCTGCATTCCTTGCCACTACTTATTCTGACTATTTGGCTTCTGCTGGCAAATATCTCAAGTGTTCTTCCGGTTTTGTTTCTCCGAATGAGCTCCTCTCATTCGCTAAGTCACAGGTAAAGATATTAACTTTGATAGAGTGCTACAAAGTCTGTATTATGACGATTCTAGCAATGTGTTTTTGGTGAACTAATCGTCATGTTTGATGTTGTTCTAGGTGGACTACATTCTTGGTGACAATCCGAGAGCAACAAGTTACATGGTGGGATATGGAAACAATTACCCGAGACAAGTACACCACAGAGCTTCTTCCATTGTCTCGTTTAAGGTTAATCCTAGTTTTGTTAGCTGTCGGGGAGGCTATGCTACCTGGTATAGTAGAAAGGCGAGCGATCCTAATCTCCTTACTGGTGCTCTTGTTGGTGGACCTGATGCCTATGACAACTTTGCTGATCAAAGAGATAACTATGAGCAAACTGAGCCTGCCACTTACAACAATGCTCCGTTGATCGGAGTGTTAGCAAGACTTCATGCTGGTCACAGCGGTTACAATCAGCTCCTTccaggtatactttagtgaattCACGTCTTATGTGAGTATTCCGAGGATTCATCATAAAATGACTAGTTTTAGCTAGTCGTCCACCTACTACTACTTGCTTGAGATTGAGACGTAGTAGTTGTTGTAGCAATAACACCTTCATATAACTCATTTCGTAGTATTTTGTTCTTACAGTTGTTCCTGACCCGAAGCCAACGCCAAAGCCAGCTCCAAGAACTAAAGTAACTCCAGCTCCAAGGCCAAGAGTACTTCCAGTCCCAGGTATTTTCACTTGCTATTCGTATGTCAATGTATTGTATCGACCAATtctaaatatcataaaataaccTCTCTACCTCCCAGGGTCTGGGGTACACACTACCTTCCCCAAACTAGACTTGTTGCAA contains these protein-coding regions:
- the CEL8 gene encoding endo-beta-1,4-D-glucanase precursor, whose amino-acid sequence is MKGFVGSLVFVILLVVPVALAGHNYGEALSKSFLFYEAQRSGYLPRNQRVQWRGNSGLNDGKASGIDLVGGYYDAGDNVKFGLPMAFTVTMLSWSILEYGRQMAASGELSHAMDAVKWGTDYLLKAHPEPYVLYGEVGDGNTDHYCWQRPEDMTTSRAAYRIDPNHPGSDLAGETAAAMAAASIVFRRYNPGYSNELLNHAHQLFEFADKYRGKYDSSITVAQKYYRSVSGYADELLWGAAWLYKASNNQFYLNYLGRNGDALGGTGWSMTEFGWDVKYAGVQTLVAQFLMSGKAGHNAPVFEKYQQKAENFMCSMLGKGNRNTQKTPGGLIYRQRWNNMQFVTSAAFLATTYSDYLASAGKYLKCSSGFVSPNELLSFAKSQVDYILGDNPRATSYMVGYGNNYPRQVHHRASSIVSFKVNPSFVSCRGGYATWYSRKASDPNLLTGALVGGPDAYDNFADQRDNYEQTEPATYNNAPLIGVLARLHAGHSGYNQLLPVVPDPKPTPKPAPRTKVTPAPRPRVLPVPANAHVTIQQRATSSWALNGKTYYRYSAVVTNKSGKTVKNLKLSIVKLYGPLWGLTKYGNSFIFPAWLNSLPAGKSLEFVYIHTASPAIVSVSSYTLV